The Arachis duranensis cultivar V14167 chromosome 9, aradu.V14167.gnm2.J7QH, whole genome shotgun sequence genomic sequence TTTGGAGGTGACATTCTAAAACGCGGAGTCATCATAACAAGTATGGAGCTATCCCTTTTGGGCTCTTGATTATTTGCTTCTTCATTTGCAAGAGAAGGGGCAGGCTTAGCTGGAGTTGACTTCACTACAACACTGTCCAGCAAATCATTCATATTTCTAGAGACGGCTAAAAAGGTTGATGTCCCAACATCATTGGTGGAAGCCAATTTATTGAACTCCGATTTTGATGGTTCCCGGAATTTAGATGATAATTTCTTTGATATTGGAAGGGGTGTGAGCATGAACATTTGTCTACCTCTTTGAATAGTACAGTTGGCATGCCACGAAACAAGGGGAGAAGGAGAGATCAGAGAGTCCATTGTGGGCTCTTCGAGACTCTCACTGACATTGCTCTCATCGCTATCATCGGAAGAAACTGAATTACCCTTCAAAGCTTGAGGCGGTTTACTTTTGAGCTCTACAGAGGGCGAAGAAAGCACATTTTGAAACCTGGTCACCCAAGGCTGCATTTGGAAACAACAAACCCCCAGCATTCAGTTTTGAAATATGAACAGAAACAAGAGTATAAAGTGCAACAGAAGATAGAGCTTTGACCTTCAAAGATGAATGCATATCAGACAAGAAATCGGAGAaacacttgatttcttttctccCCTCATTGCTTAAATTCTTGACTTTGAATGCTTGAACAACAAGCTCATCAACCTGCTAATCCAAATTCAACCCATTGATTCATGTGTTGTTCTACTGTAACCAAGCGTAAAATGCCAAattgtaattaaataaacaaatcaCTTGGATAGATGAACTGTGTTCCTATCAAATTGAGCaggacaaaataaaaatcagcTTTGAAACTCCTCAGGAAGTTAGTATACTCAATCGTACGGTTCCATACGTTTTGTGAATAGCAAAAATTAACATCGAAAGAGCATTTAGGCTATAACAACTAAACTCAATTTTTTTGAGTAACGAACTCTCCATGAATTTTTCCCCTTCATCCCTAGGGCTCaaactcaaaagtcaaaacCACTAGAAAGGGAACAATCTCGCCTACGATTCATTCGAACAAGCCAATGTCGGCATATTACAACAATTAACAGATTCAAATCAAACTAATTAAGAGGGATTAAGTAAACTCTACCATTTCCTAAAGCTACTAAGCAAAAAGCATAGAATGTTACAGCATAAAGCAAAAGCAGTTGTGAAATGAATTGAATTAGGGGGAATGGAAGGTACCTGATGGAGAAGTGAAGAGAGATTGGACTGAACCAGAAGCAAGTGATCGAGAGCGTTGTCCTCCTGTTCGTCCTTCAACGATTCACCGCCATTCGAATTCTCGGATTCAATCTTCTTattgttcttcttcatcttcatcttcatagTAGTTGTTGGTGGTGGTGCAGTGCGATTATGATTGTTCGATAAATCAGTGAGAGGGTTCCTGGCCTTCATCATTGTCTTCTTCGTTCTctcttttttgaattttcaccaACGGCCAACGCGGCTTTCAATTCATCAAACTCATTCCCCGTTTTTACTATTTTGCCCTTCACTCTATTATGATATATTATCTACTATTTTGCCcttaaatattttgtaattgATCTATAGATttttaagacaaaaataaagGCAAATTTTGCAATGTACTTGTAATATCTTAAAGGGGAAAAAAAGTATCAAGCACTTGAACAAATTTTGCGAGCGCTATCTTAAAAGGACAAGACAAAACACAAAGGTAATAAATtaagataaattataaaaatttaatttatttttattttttattaaaaaaaattgaaaaaaatataataataaaaatataattataaaaaattaataaaaataataataaaaaaataaaaataaattgtatctttgtattttttttattaagatagaTACAAAATACACTATTTTAATGTCTCTAGATATAATATTTGTCCATGTCTTATCTATCA encodes the following:
- the LOC107463947 gene encoding uncharacterized protein LOC107463947 isoform X2, which codes for MMKARNPLTDLSNNHNRTAPPPTTTMKMKMKKNNKKIESENSNGGESLKDEQEDNALDHLLLVQSNLSSLLHQVDELVVQAFKVKNLSNEGRKEIKCFSDFLSDMHSSLKPWVTRFQNVLSSPSVELKSKPPQALKGNSVSSDDSDESNVSESLEEPTMDSLISPSPLVSWHANCTIQRGRQMFMLTPLPISKKLSSKFREPSKSEFNKLASTNDVGTSTFLAVSRNMNDLLDSVVVKSTPAKPAPSLANEEANNQEPKRDSSILVMMTPRFRMSPPKSCVLLEPISEIHHLGDIKSRKSTPFPLGIHYSDSEDSESPSSGNDALQGLALKSPEVKETQKIPKSGIGKKIIEASPCWLTSPPKSCVLLEPLDEKSMDMENADNESSIQISDLVLSHQISKLKDEVGHGLSRIENTPMWREPQSTFRTGKHPGENTLKKELWTKFEAASSYGFQPKLPAVEKDAPKGFLDLLEEASCDELK
- the LOC107463947 gene encoding uncharacterized protein LOC107463947 isoform X1, giving the protein MMKARNPLTDLSNNHNRTAPPPTTTMKMKMKKNNKKIESENSNGGESLKDEQEDNALDHLLLVQSNLSSLLHQQVDELVVQAFKVKNLSNEGRKEIKCFSDFLSDMHSSLKPWVTRFQNVLSSPSVELKSKPPQALKGNSVSSDDSDESNVSESLEEPTMDSLISPSPLVSWHANCTIQRGRQMFMLTPLPISKKLSSKFREPSKSEFNKLASTNDVGTSTFLAVSRNMNDLLDSVVVKSTPAKPAPSLANEEANNQEPKRDSSILVMMTPRFRMSPPKSCVLLEPISEIHHLGDIKSRKSTPFPLGIHYSDSEDSESPSSGNDALQGLALKSPEVKETQKIPKSGIGKKIIEASPCWLTSPPKSCVLLEPLDEKSMDMENADNESSIQISDLVLSHQISKLKDEVGHGLSRIENTPMWREPQSTFRTGKHPGENTLKKELWTKFEAASSYGFQPKLPAVEKDAPKGFLDLLEEASCDELK